From Pseudomonas sp. stari2:
GCCGAACCCGGCCGGGGCGCAGACCAGCAACAGACGCCCACCGAGCCCGGCTTGCAGGCGCTCGCAGAGGCGGGGGCGCATCACGTATCCGTCAGGCAGCGGAGGACGGAAAAAGCGTCCGTCCAGTGCCGCGACGGCAACGCTTGCAGGACCCGGAAGTGGGGACAGATCAGTCATGGCCGGCTCTTGTTCGAATGGCTGTTGGCGGCGTGGCAGATGTCCGCAGACTAGCCTTAAACGGCGTACATATGAAGTTGTTGCTACAAATGGCTACAAAATCACCACGCAAAAAAAACGCCCCGAACCAGTCGGGGCGTTTTTTCGAGGATGCGGCCTCGGGTTACAGCTTAGCGGATACCGTCCTGGCCCAGGTTGCCCGGCTGGAATTCGCTCTTGGTGGCAGAGAAGCCGAAGTCATAAGCCTGTTTCTCTTCGTTCTTCATGCCCAGTGCCAGGTAACGACCGGATTGCAGGTCATACAGGGTTTCCAGCGCGTACCACGGCACTTGCTTGTCGTAGTAGTCCTCGGCATGGGCCTCGGCGACGCGCCACAGCTGACCGCGACCGTCGTAGTGGTCGATGACCGCTGCCTGCCAGGTATCTTCATCGATGAAGAAGTCACGTTTGGCGTAGATGTGACGCTGACCCGGCTTCAGGGTAGCCACCACGTGCCAGACGCGGCGCAGCTCGTAACGGGTCAGGTCCTGATTGATGTGGCCGGCCTTGATGATGTCGGCGTACTTCAGCGTCGGCGAATCGATCTTGTAGCTGTTGTTGGCAATGTACATCTCCTTCTTGCCTTCCAGCTTCCAGTCATAACGATCCGGTGCACCGTTGTACATGTCCAGGTTGTCCGAGGTACGCAGACCGTCCGCCGCAGTACCCGGACCGTCATAGGACACTTGTGGTGCCTGGCGCACACGGCGCTGACCGGTCGCATAGACCCAGGCCTTGCGCGGCTCTTTCACCTGGTCGAGAGTCTCGTGCACCAGCAGCACGGTACCTGCCAGACGAGCCGGCGCGGTCACTTTCTGCTTGAAGTAGAACAGCACGTTACCCGGGTTGGCCGGATCGTAGTCCTTCATCTTGTCGCGGAACACGAACTGGTCCTGGAAATACACCAGGCTGAACGAGCCGTTGGTCTGCGGAGTCGCCTGGGTCACCAGACGGGTCACGCTGCCACCGCGATAGCGGGTGATGTGGTTCCAGATGACTTCCAGACCGTCTTTCGGGATCGGGAACGGGATGGCGGTCTGGAAGTTTTCCAGACCGTTGCCACCGGCCACCAGCGTGGTGGTCGTGGCGTTTTTCTTGATCGCGGCGAACACGTCATCCGGCACGGTGGCACCGCGATGGGACGGGTAGACCGGCATCTTGAAGGTATCCGGGTAACGCTTGAACATCGCGTACTGGCCCGGCGCAAGCTTGTCCTTGTACTGGTCGACGTTCTGCGCGGTGATAGTGAACAACGGTTTCTCACTGCCATACGGATCGGACAGGAAGCCTTTGCTGTCGACGGTGCCGGCATTCTTCGCCAGCGGCTTCCAGGCCGGGATCGAACCGTCGGCATTGCCCGCCATCTCGGCCCCCATCGGGGTCAGGCTTTTGCCCAGTTTGTCGGCTTCGGCGGCAGGTACTGCCGCCATCACGCTGGTCGCCAGCAGCGAAAGCCCCAGAACACCGGCGTGGAACAGATTCTTTGTTATTTTCATAGGTTTGTTCGTCCTGAAAAACTGTACTTAGAAGTTCACGCCAACACTGAGGGCAACGAAGTCGCGATCATCCACCGTGCTGTATTCGCCACCAAAGAAGTTGGTGTAGGCCAGGCTGGCGGTATAGGTGTTCTGATATTCGGCATCCAGCCCGAGGCTGATGGCCTTGCGGCCTTCCTCGAAGTTGCCGCCAGGGCCTGGGGAGTAACCCTTGACGTCGTGGGACCACGCCACGTTCGGCTTCAGGTTCACACCGGCGAACACGTCGCTGTAATCCCAGATGGCACGGGCGCGATAGCCCCAGGAAGTGGCCGTGGTGAAGCCGTTATTGTCGCAATTGCTGGAGCGGTTGCTGGTCGAAGCGCCAGGCCCGGCACCGTTGATGGTCGAAGTGTTGAGGATCTGCGAGCAGGTGTTCAGACCGCCAGTGGACGGCAGTTCACCCGGACCGAAGACCGGATCGCGACCGTAGCGGGCCTCGGACTTGCTCTCCAGACCGCCGACGTGGGTCACACCGACTTCACCCACCAGGGTCAGGCGGTTGGCGCCCATGACCTGATCGAAGAAGTGCGTCAGGGTGGTTTGCAGTTGGGTGATTTCCTTGCGGTTATAACCGTGCAGGTCCTGACCCGGAACGCCATTGAGGATCGAGGCGTTGGTCAGCGCGCCGCCCAACGGACGCACACCGGCGAACAGGATATCGGTGGAGTTCAGTTGCACCGGCGCATTCGGCCGGTAGCTGATCTCACCGCTCCACGCCGTACCGGTAGGCAGGGTGGTGGAGAAGCTCAGACCGTAGAGGCGAATGTCTTCCGGGTATTCGATGAAGTATTCGGAGTTACCCGCCACCACCAGAGGGCCCAGCGCCTGGAACGGACCAGGCAGTGCCTTGACGCCGTTGTAGATCGATTGTGGCGCACCGGTTGCGCTGAAGATCGGCGCACGGCTGTGGTAATTCATGAAGTAGGCACCGAATTCGGTGGCCAGCGGATCGAACATGTACTTGGCGGACACGCCCCACTGCCCGCTGTCCCGCGCATTGCGGTTCGGGGAGCGGCGCACCAGTACGCCCTCTTCGTTGACGTCGACACCGGCCGCAGCCAATGGACCGAGGGCAACGCCTGGAATGGTCGAACGTTTGTTCAGCACTCGCAGGTTGTCGTCGCAACCGGTGGTCACGATGTCAGGCTGGGAGAAGAACGTGCCGCAGTTGTCGGTCACGGTCTTCTGCCAGTCAATCTGATAGAAGCCTTCTGCCGACAGGTTTTCGGTAATGCTCTGGGAAAGGTAGAACATGTTGACCGGAATCAGGCCTTCCTTGATCTCGGCCCCAGGGCGGCGGAACGCGGAAACGTCGATCGGGTTGATCGAGTTGATACCACCACCGATGAACGTACTTTCACCCCAGTTCACCACCTGCTTGCCCAGACGCACCGAACCCGGCTCATCGGCAATGGCGTAGTTGTGATAGATGAACGCATCGAGAATCTGGCCGCCCGAAGAGCGGGCTGCCACGTCGCGGTTGTGGTTGCTGACGTCCTTGTATTCCAGGTCCTGGTTCTGCAGCGCGAAGTCGTACCAGTACTTGCCCCGGACGAAGACACCGGTGTCGCCATATTTCAGTTCGAGGTCATGGATGCCCTTGAAGATCTTCGAGAACGCTTGCCCGCTCTTGAAGTTCAAGTGACCGTCGTCGGAGGTCTGGGACAGGCCCCGGCCGCCGTTGTTGACACCAATAAGATCCTTGTTCGGTTGCTGGGTCGAAACACTCATGCCCAGGGAGAGCGAGGAGTCGAACTGGCCTTCGATTTCACCGACGTTGAAACTGACGCCGAATGCGGGCCCGGCGAGCGTGGAGGCAAGACTGACCGCCAGAGGCAGTTTTGCCCGGCGCCAGAACTGGTTTACTGAGGTCATCGACGCTACTCCATGTGCATTATTGTTATGGCAGTGAGTACTTTTAAAAACGCCTGAAGGACCGGGAACCAGGGGGCTCCCGAAGTCACTTCAATGTTGCATCGCCCCGTTTGTGCGTGCGCCCCGTTCTTAAAAATCCTTGAGCGGACTATAGCCAGCAGGGGGTACTGCTTGATCCCTCTAAAGTGTGATTTGCAGCTGCCGGCCACTCTGGAACAGTCCTTTCGCCAGTCCGACACAGGTCGGCCCGGCAAGGATGGCTGATTTTCTGGATTTCACAAGCCAAGCGCTTGCTTGGTGGGCCTGGCGCGCCGTTTTCGGCGCGCCAGGGGACACTCAGAGTGTCGAGAGGAAGGTGCTGTTGTTGGCCTGCCATTCGGTGATGTCGAGGCGGATGCGCTTCTTGTCGAGCTTGCCGACACTGGTCTTGGGAATTTCAGTAACAAGCGCAATCTGACTCGGAATCGCCCACTTGCTCAAGTGCCCCAGTTCGACGAACGGCTTGAGGTGTTCCTTGAGCTCACGGGCCCCGATGGCGTGCCCTTCGCGGATCACCAGCAAGGCAAACGGGCGCTCGCCCCACTGCGGATCGGCGATGCCCACCACTGCTACTTCACGTACCGCGACGTGGCGACTGATCAGGTCTTCGAGGTCCAGCGAGGAAATCCATTCGCCACCGGTCTTGATCACGTCCTTGATCCGGTCGCGGATGTCGATCACGCCCATGCTGTCGAGCGTCGCGACATCGCCGGTGTGCAGCCAGTCGCCGGCCCACAGCTCGGCGCCCTTCTGCGGTTCGTTGAAATAGCCCTCGGTCAGCCACGGCGCACGCAGCACCAGTTCGCCCTGGGTTTCGCCATCGGCCGGCAGGAAATTGCCGTCGCCATCGACGATGGCCGCTTCGACCAATGGCCCCGGCACCCCGGCCTTGATCCGGTAAGTCGTGCGTTCGTCTTCGGTGCCCGCCATCAGCTCGTCGTTCAGATGCGCGCACGACACCAACGGCCCGGTTTCCGACATCCCGTAGGCGGCGGTCAGCTGGATGCCCTTACTCTTGGCCGTTTCATACAGCGTGCGATTGAGCGCGCTGCCGCCGATGACGATTTTCCAGCCGCCGAAATCGGTTCCTTGCGCGCCCTTGGCGTTGAGCACCATTTGCAGAATCGTCGGCACGCAATGAGAGAACGTGACCTTCTCCTTGCGCCACAATTCGACGAGGAATTCCGGGTCGTAACGCCCCGGATAAACCTGCTTGAGCCCGAGCATGGTCGCCACATACGGCAGGCCCCAGGCATGCACGTGGAACATTGGGGTGATCGGCATGTACACGTCGTTGGTGCCCAGCAGCCGCACACTGTCGATGGCGCCCATGATGGTCGACACGCCCATGGTGTGCAGCACCAGTTGCCGATGGGTGAAATACACACCTTTCGGATTGCCGGTGGTGCCCGTGGTGTAGAACGTGGTGGCGACCGAGTTTTCGTCGAAGTCCTGAAAGTCGTACTGCGGGTTCGCGGCCGCCAGCAGTTGCTCGTACTCGCCGACCAGATTCGGCAGATCTGCGGTTTTCTCCGGCAGATCGGTCAACAGCAGGGTTTTCTCCACCGTGGTCAGGTGCGGCGCGATAGCCTGGTACAGCCCGACGAACTCGCTGTTGACCAGCACGAAGCGGTCCTCGGCGTGATTCATGGTGTAGAGGATCTGTTCCGGCGACAGGCGCACGTTGATGGTGTGAATCACCGCGCCGATCATCGGAATGGCAAACATGCATTCCAGGTAGCGATGGCTGTCCCAGTCCATCACCGCCACGGTATCGCCGGCCTTTACGCCGGCTGCCGTCAGTACGTTGGCCAGTCGCGCGACCCGCTCGATCAGCGTCGGATAGCTGTAGCGCAACTGGTCACGGTAGATGATCTCGCGGGTTTTCTCGTAACGGGCGCCCGACATCAGCAGCCGTTTAATCAGCAATGGATACTGGTAGGCCCCTTCGGCGGGCGGAATAACGCGAGTCTGCAACATAAGAATCCCTTTTCTGACTGCACGGTGTTGGCGTTGGAGTTTTGTACTCTAGAACCCTTATACGCCAGCCAAATCAGCCAAAGGAATGATTTGCAGAGCCGTACAAATGCTAGCCCAGCGCCAGCATTTGTCGGATTTCATCACCGGTCAGGCCGTTTGCCCTACAGCCGCTTCGGAAGGCGTACGTGGGAAAACCACTGCC
This genomic window contains:
- a CDS encoding DUF1329 domain-containing protein; the encoded protein is MKITKNLFHAGVLGLSLLATSVMAAVPAAEADKLGKSLTPMGAEMAGNADGSIPAWKPLAKNAGTVDSKGFLSDPYGSEKPLFTITAQNVDQYKDKLAPGQYAMFKRYPDTFKMPVYPSHRGATVPDDVFAAIKKNATTTTLVAGGNGLENFQTAIPFPIPKDGLEVIWNHITRYRGGSVTRLVTQATPQTNGSFSLVYFQDQFVFRDKMKDYDPANPGNVLFYFKQKVTAPARLAGTVLLVHETLDQVKEPRKAWVYATGQRRVRQAPQVSYDGPGTAADGLRTSDNLDMYNGAPDRYDWKLEGKKEMYIANNSYKIDSPTLKYADIIKAGHINQDLTRYELRRVWHVVATLKPGQRHIYAKRDFFIDEDTWQAAVIDHYDGRGQLWRVAEAHAEDYYDKQVPWYALETLYDLQSGRYLALGMKNEEKQAYDFGFSATKSEFQPGNLGQDGIR
- a CDS encoding DUF1302 domain-containing protein; translated protein: MTSVNQFWRRAKLPLAVSLASTLAGPAFGVSFNVGEIEGQFDSSLSLGMSVSTQQPNKDLIGVNNGGRGLSQTSDDGHLNFKSGQAFSKIFKGIHDLELKYGDTGVFVRGKYWYDFALQNQDLEYKDVSNHNRDVAARSSGGQILDAFIYHNYAIADEPGSVRLGKQVVNWGESTFIGGGINSINPIDVSAFRRPGAEIKEGLIPVNMFYLSQSITENLSAEGFYQIDWQKTVTDNCGTFFSQPDIVTTGCDDNLRVLNKRSTIPGVALGPLAAAGVDVNEEGVLVRRSPNRNARDSGQWGVSAKYMFDPLATEFGAYFMNYHSRAPIFSATGAPQSIYNGVKALPGPFQALGPLVVAGNSEYFIEYPEDIRLYGLSFSTTLPTGTAWSGEISYRPNAPVQLNSTDILFAGVRPLGGALTNASILNGVPGQDLHGYNRKEITQLQTTLTHFFDQVMGANRLTLVGEVGVTHVGGLESKSEARYGRDPVFGPGELPSTGGLNTCSQILNTSTINGAGPGASTSNRSSNCDNNGFTTATSWGYRARAIWDYSDVFAGVNLKPNVAWSHDVKGYSPGPGGNFEEGRKAISLGLDAEYQNTYTASLAYTNFFGGEYSTVDDRDFVALSVGVNF
- a CDS encoding fatty acid--CoA ligase, which gives rise to MLQTRVIPPAEGAYQYPLLIKRLLMSGARYEKTREIIYRDQLRYSYPTLIERVARLANVLTAAGVKAGDTVAVMDWDSHRYLECMFAIPMIGAVIHTINVRLSPEQILYTMNHAEDRFVLVNSEFVGLYQAIAPHLTTVEKTLLLTDLPEKTADLPNLVGEYEQLLAAANPQYDFQDFDENSVATTFYTTGTTGNPKGVYFTHRQLVLHTMGVSTIMGAIDSVRLLGTNDVYMPITPMFHVHAWGLPYVATMLGLKQVYPGRYDPEFLVELWRKEKVTFSHCVPTILQMVLNAKGAQGTDFGGWKIVIGGSALNRTLYETAKSKGIQLTAAYGMSETGPLVSCAHLNDELMAGTEDERTTYRIKAGVPGPLVEAAIVDGDGNFLPADGETQGELVLRAPWLTEGYFNEPQKGAELWAGDWLHTGDVATLDSMGVIDIRDRIKDVIKTGGEWISSLDLEDLISRHVAVREVAVVGIADPQWGERPFALLVIREGHAIGARELKEHLKPFVELGHLSKWAIPSQIALVTEIPKTSVGKLDKKRIRLDITEWQANNSTFLSTL